From the Flavimarina sp. Hel_I_48 genome, one window contains:
- a CDS encoding AAA family ATPase, with translation MDFKNRIPLEELHETVTRLKEELAKVIVGQQEFIELLIVALLADGHVLIEGVPGIAKTITAKLFARTLDTQFSRIQFTPDLMPSDVLGTSILNMKTSSFEFKQGPIFSNIVLIDEINRAPAKTQAALFEVMEEQQVTIDGKEHKMEPPFMVLATQNPIEQEGTYALPEAQLDRFLFKIKVEYPKLNDEVAILKTHHERKKQPLELINSAINPAQLATFRAQTRDVLIEEKILHYIAEIVVKSRTHPHLYLGGSPRASLAIMNASKAFAAINGRDFVTPEDVKQVVKPVMGHRIILSPEREMEGMTPETVIDLLVQSVEIPR, from the coding sequence ATGGATTTTAAAAACCGTATTCCCCTTGAAGAACTGCATGAAACCGTTACACGGTTAAAAGAAGAGCTCGCCAAAGTGATCGTAGGTCAGCAGGAATTTATAGAACTGCTAATTGTAGCACTGCTCGCGGATGGTCACGTACTCATAGAAGGTGTGCCCGGGATCGCGAAAACCATCACCGCAAAGCTTTTTGCCCGAACGCTGGACACACAGTTCAGCCGTATTCAATTTACGCCAGATCTTATGCCCAGCGATGTTTTGGGAACCTCCATCCTGAACATGAAAACCAGTTCGTTTGAGTTCAAACAAGGTCCTATATTTTCTAATATTGTGCTCATTGACGAGATCAACCGGGCACCGGCAAAAACGCAGGCAGCGCTTTTTGAGGTTATGGAAGAGCAGCAGGTAACCATTGATGGAAAAGAACATAAAATGGAGCCACCCTTTATGGTGCTCGCGACCCAGAACCCCATTGAACAAGAAGGAACTTACGCCCTGCCCGAAGCGCAGCTGGACCGTTTTCTATTTAAGATCAAAGTTGAGTATCCTAAGTTAAATGATGAAGTCGCCATTTTAAAAACGCATCACGAGCGAAAAAAACAACCTTTAGAGCTCATAAATTCGGCTATAAACCCTGCCCAATTGGCAACCTTTAGAGCACAGACCAGAGATGTGCTTATTGAAGAGAAAATACTGCACTATATTGCTGAGATCGTAGTAAAATCAAGGACACACCCCCATTTATACCTGGGCGGTTCTCCCCGTGCCTCCTTAGCCATAATGAACGCTTCAAAGGCTTTTGCAGCCATTAATGGGAGGGATTTTGTAACTCCGGAAGACGTGAAGCAGGTGGTAAAACCAGTTATGGGACATCGCATCATCCTTTCCCCAGAACGCGAGATGGAGGGCATGACCCCAGAGACGGTCATTGATTTGCTGGTACAGTCTGTAGAAATACCCCGCTAG